GTCGTCGGATGTATGGCCGATGAGGTCGAGATTGGCGGGGCAGGCCCAGAACCGCGCGCCCTGGTCGTGCGCCTCGCGGATCCAGTCGAGCGCGGTCTTGGGATCGCCGGGCTTCAGGACGAGCCGCTCGGCGAAGCCCTTCACCATGAGGCGCCCGGCAGCCGCGGTGCAGACGACATCGACCTCGAAATCCATCGCGGCGGCGATCGCCGCGTAATAGAACGGCGCGCCGAGCTCCTCGACCCGTCCGGGATCGGTGTTGACGAGCAGGATCAGCAGACGGCGCGCGGTCATCTGACGGCTCCCGCGCGGTGCGGCTCCGGCCTGTCGCCGTCGACGAAGGCGTCCGTGCCGATCTCCTCGGTCAGCAGGCGGCCGGCGAGATCCAGTTCCGCGGCGCTCAGACGATCCGGCTGCGGCGCGAGCGTCAGCCCCGCCGCGACCGCCTTGCCGATCGCGGCCTGCACCATGTCGAGGCCGGGGCTCCGGCCGAGCGCGGCGGTCAGGTCCGTCACGGCCGGGCCCTTCGCTGCCGCGATCTGCGGCGCCAGCAGCATGGCGATGGCAGGGCCGATATCGGCGATGAGAAGCGAAGCCTGCAGCGCCGAGACCTGGCCGTCGAAGCCGCCGGCGAGCCCGCAGACCTTGGCTCCGCCGATCAGCACGGCATTGGCCGTCGGCGTGACGGGTTCGGCGCCCAACCCGCTGAGCGCCCCGGCCAGGGCCGAGGCGACGCGTGCGGCGAGGTCGCGCACGCCGCCAGCGACGACGAGGTCGAAGGTCAGCACGGAAGGCGTGACCACGATCGCACCGCCGCCGCTGACCCGTCGCGCGATCTCGACGCCGGCGCGCCGGCAGGCCGCGGCATCGATCGCATCGGCGAGCCTCTGGCCATGGCCGACGAGGACGGCCGGCCGATAGCGGTGGAAGCGCAGGATATCACGGGCGGCAGGCCAGCGCCGCGCCTCGCTCAGCGCGGCGGTCACCGCGACGTTCCAGCGCGCCGGAGCGAGCCCCGTATCGACCAGGCGGAGCGCGCCGGCCATCGGCGTCACACTTCCTCGACCTGGAGCCGCCGGCCCCATTGATCGAAGAAATGTCCCTCGTTCAGCACCAGCCGGTCCTGGCCGAGCCGTTCTTCGAGAAGCCGCAGCCGGAGCCGTGCCGTCGGATTGTCGAGCGCCCCGCCATCGGCTGCCACCTCCGGAAAGAAGGCTGCGCCCTGCCAGGCCTGGCCGGAACCGGCGAGCAGCATGGTGATTTCGGGCCAGTCGACCTCGGCGCCGATGACGTTGAAATAGGTCGAGCAGAGCGGCGAGACCTTGGTCTCGGTAATGGCGACGAGCACGACGAGGGCGGTGAACTCGCCGCGACCGGCAAATTCGCCGCGGAGCCAGCGATCGAAATCGGTGCGGATCGGCTCAGAAGTCGACAAGTGGCGTCTCCGGCATGGCCGTATCGAACAGGCGCCAGAACGGCGTGCCGCGACTCGCCGCATACCAGGCCTCGAATGCGGCGAGCGCGCCGGCGGGATCGGCCGGCTCCTCGCGATCCGGCTCGCCGCGGTCGAGGGCCAGGACCGCGCGCACCACGGCCGTGAACCGGCCGAGCACCTCTTCGCGCGCCTCGCTCATGGCCTGCCAACCAAGCCTGCCGGCGAGCATGGCCCGGCCCGCGCCGAGGGCGGCCGCCTCGTCATCCGCCTGGCCCACGGCCTCGCTGAGGCCGCGCATCAGGTTGAGGCGCCGGAAGGCGACGGCCCGCTCCTGCTCGAGCGCGGCGATGCGGGCGCCGACGGACCGGCGAAACTCCGTTTCCGCCTCGGCCGCCGCGCTCGCGGCGCGCGCGAGATCGGCGAGGAAAGCTGCGGCCGGCATCGTCTCGTCCCTGGGCAAGCTACTGGCTTTCCGTGTCCTTTTGCCTCCTGCGTTCGCCCGGACGGCCGTCCTCGGCGTCGGGCGAACGAAAGAA
This portion of the bacterium YEK0313 genome encodes:
- the lipM gene encoding Octanoyltransferase LipM, whose translation is MAGALRLVDTGLAPARWNVAVTAALSEARRWPAARDILRFHRYRPAVLVGHGQRLADAIDAAACRRAGVEIARRVSGGGAIVVTPSVLTFDLVVAGGVRDLAARVASALAGALSGLGAEPVTPTANAVLIGGAKVCGLAGGFDGQVSALQASLLIADIGPAIAMLLAPQIAAAKGPAVTDLTAALGRSPGLDMVQAAIGKAVAAGLTLAPQPDRLSAAELDLAGRLLTEEIGTDAFVDGDRPEPHRAGAVR